The DNA window CGTTGGTTATGAGCTTTGTAGATATTAGAGTGATGAAACTCAATACCTTATTTTGGTGCAAAACAGGGAAGTATTCAGATGGAGTGgagttcattttttataaaccaattttcttcaatttgtatatAACAAGCAATGTGTAGAACCTGTTGGGATGATCTTATTTGTTAAACTATTATATATTTGCTTGCAGGTATTACAAAAGGCTTTGGAAGTATGGGATCTCCAAGTCATTGCTCTCAACTCACCAGCTGCTGAACTTGCACAGATTGATCCTGAACTGGAGAGTGCATTTATTTGTCACTTGCAAAACCATTGGTTTTGTATTAGGAAAGTGAATGGGGAGTGGTACAATTTTGATAGTCTATATGCAGCCCCACAGAATCTTTCTAAGTTTTACCTTTCAGCTTACTTGGACTCTCTAAAGGGCTTCGGTTGGAGCATTTTTATTGTGAGGGGTAATTTCCCCAACGATTTCCCCATCTCATGCTCTGAAGCATCCAACGGTTATGGTCAATGGCTTACCCCTGAGGATGCTGATAGGATAACCAAATCATGCAACTCAACCCAAGCCCGCCCTCCTCAAGGAATAAACTGGACAAAGCCGCAAGATACATTTCTTTCATATGGAGATGCAGAAATGCTGATGGACGTGGAGGATGAGGACTTCAAGGCTGCAATAGCTGCTAGCTTGATGGATTCCCCAGCAGTCATGGCAGCAGGAGTTGCTAACCCCCATAATGAACCTGCCGTTTCCTCCACCCAAGCTGCCTCCCCCCAGAATAATATACCTGCAGTTTTCCCAAAAGCTTTCACCCACCAAGATGTTCCTGCAGTTGCTCCCAAAGCTGCCACCCTCAAAGATGTACCTGTA is part of the Cucurbita pepo subsp. pepo cultivar mu-cu-16 chromosome LG03, ASM280686v2, whole genome shotgun sequence genome and encodes:
- the LOC111790695 gene encoding ataxin-3 homolog, which produces MDEASNGGMLYHEVQESKLCAVHCVNTVLQGPFFSEFDLAALAYDLDRKERQMMLAGSTTGDFLSDESHNVSLDGDFSIQVLQKALEVWDLQVIALNSPAAELAQIDPELESAFICHLQNHWFCIRKVNGEWYNFDSLYAAPQNLSKFYLSAYLDSLKGFGWSIFIVRGNFPNDFPISCSEASNGYGQWLTPEDADRITKSCNSTQARPPQGINWTKPQDTFLSYGDAEMLMDVEDEDFKAAIAASLMDSPAVMAAGVANPHNEPAVSSTQAASPQNNIPAVFPKAFTHQDVPAVAPKAATLKDVPVVSTKPASPQDMPVVTPEASISQNVRALSPDAAATLHADSAAKATTPNNLTVCTEVAVHKNEPANESVGNADAAFGESGLADNAECAVSSPRKKISRTNVGAA